A genome region from Salvia splendens isolate huo1 chromosome 19, SspV2, whole genome shotgun sequence includes the following:
- the LOC121779100 gene encoding uncharacterized protein LOC121779100, with protein sequence MDDDAPKRISKRNGSNIKDYHHYRVEIFCQVVDLLTQEMENRFSEASTDLLSCMACLDPKNDFAAFNVHKLVHLATLYPKDFTSTQHTELFKQIETFVDVVRRDARLNGIEDLTSLSQKIVETKKDKVFPLVYRLIVLVLILPVATASVERVFSAMKFVKTDLRNRMRDEWLNDSLVVYNERSIFASVSNERILKRFQDMDTRSNQLSRLTDARAT encoded by the exons ATGGATGATGATGCTCCAAAGCGTATTAGTAAGAGGAATGGTTCAAACATCAAGGACTACCATCATTATCGCGTTGAAATATTTTGTCag GTCGTCGACTTACTTACACAAGAGATGGAAAATCGTTTCTCTGAGGCATCCACAGACTTGCTAAGTTGTATGGCATGCCTCGATCCAAAAAATGATTTCGCTGCTTTTAATGTTCATAAGCTTGTTCATCTTGCTACTCTTTACCCAAAGGACTTCACATCGACTCAACATACTGAATTGTTTAAACAAATTGAAACTTTTGTTGATGTTGTGAGAAGAGATGCACGATTGAATGGTATTGAAGATTTGACTAGCCTATCTCAGAAGATTGTTGAAACCAAGAAAGATAAAGTTTTTCCGTTGGTTTATCGTCTGATTGTGTTGGTATTGATCTTACCTGTAGCGACTGCATCTGTTGAAAGAGTATTTTCAGCAATGAAATTTGTCAAGACTGACTTGCGGAATAGGATGAGAGATGAGTGGTTGAATGACAGTTTGGTAGTATACAATGAAAGATCCATCTTTGCTAGTGTTTCTAATGAAAGAATCTTGAAACGTTTTCAAGATATGGATACCCGTAGTAATCAGTTGTCTCGATTAACAGATGCTAGAGCTACTTGA
- the LOC121780048 gene encoding biotin carboxyl carrier protein of acetyl-CoA carboxylase 1, chloroplastic-like translates to MATSFGVSTASAAASVTDNAGKSSACLPLCNRHLFLRSNSVSFRLTPRPKLRFSSKGLQSGWNCSIVKSQLNKVSVGGSLKAAASTSSQSEVSAGAKDVNVSEEPKQTALASEESISKFISQVSSLVKLVDSKDIVELQLKQLDCEVLIRKKEALPPPPSPPMAYYQSQPQPAALSLVSAPSPVPAAAASTPSSPAPSPPKAQPPKSSHPPLKSPMAGTFYRSPAPGEPPFVKVGDKVKKGQVVCIIEAMKLMNEIEADQSGTVVDVVAEDGKPVSVDTPLFVIEP, encoded by the exons ATGGCGACATCGTTTGGAGTATCGACCGCATCGGCGGCGGCCTCCGTGACGGACAATGCGGGAAAATCCTCCGCCTGTTTACCGCTCTGCAATCGCCATCTCTTCCTTCGCTCCAATTCCGTCTCTTTTCGTCTCACTCCGAGGCCCAAGCTCCGCTTCTCATCCAAG GGTTTGCAGTCTGGCTGGAACTGTTCTATTGTAAAGTCTCAATTGAATAAG GTTTCTGTGGGTGGATCTTTGAAAGCTGCAGCCTCCACTTCTTCACAATCAGAGGTTTCAGCTGGAGCCAAAGATGTCAATGTATCTGAAGAACCTAAACAGACTGCTTTGGCATCTGAAGAATCCATAAGCAAATTCATCAGTCAAGTTTCCAGTCTTGTCAA GTTGGTTGACTCTAAAGATATTGTGGAACTACAGTTGAAACAACTTGACTGCGAGGTTTTGATACGTAAGAAGGAGGCCTTACCTCCACCTCCTTCTCCTCCAATGGCATATTATCAGTCACAACCACAGCCTGCAGCACTGTCTCTTGTTTCAGCACCTTCTCCAGTGCCAGCTGCTGCAGCTTCTACTCCATCGTCTCCAGCACCTTCACCGCCTAAAGCTCAGCCTCCTAAATCATCGCATCCACCTCTAAAAAGTCCAATGGCAGGAACCTTCTACAGAAGTCCAGCACCTGGTGAACCTCCATTTGTCAAG GTTGGGGATAAAGTAAAGAAGGGACAGGTTGTATGCATCATTGAGGCCATGAAGTTGATGAATGAAATAGAA GCCGATCAGTCTGGAACGGTAGTTGATGTTGTTGCAGAAGATGGCAAGCCAGTCAGTGTCGACACA CCTTTGTTCGTGATCGAACCTTAG
- the LOC121778227 gene encoding proteinaceous RNase P 1, chloroplastic/mitochondrial-like yields the protein MLLRVASVSPKTSLLLLSHLRKSSNSLLQHSKCFNYLRQRHTSSLKTKINARNQPKNPISMERKATHFSSDSAEALLRNKSTDLSNRISKKARREAPDMVLRVKLDQCSKNGDLAEALRLYEEAKANGVELNQHHYNVLLYLCSLNPEEVGENLERFDKGFEIFKQMGADNVAPNEATFTNISRLAASKEDPELAFSLVKKMKDHGNAPKLRSYGPALFGFCKKGMADKAYEVDSHMLESGVAAEEAELSALLRVSSEAEREGKVYEMMHRLRAAVRQVSEETAAMVEDWFSSGRAAEVGAGKWDVGSVKRGVLEGGGGWHGQGWLGKGEWRVVRTRMNEAGVCQSCGEKLVCIDIDPQETENFAKSLAKLAAEKEVKSNFAQFQEWLQRHGPFDAVVDGANLGLANQRTFNFGQIKRVVHRLRQMSPSKKLPLVVLHQARVRGGPAQQPNNKKLLESWKNAGALYATPQGSNDDWYWLYAAVSSRCLLVTNDEMRDHLFNLLGNSFFPRWKEKHQVRLRYATEDGLTLHMPPPYSIVIQESERGQWHIPTVTGDDLEAPRQWICATRTRPDA from the exons ATGCTACTGCGTGTGGCGTCGGTCTCACCCAAaacctctcttcttcttctctcccaCTTACGCAAGAGCTCCAATTCCCTTCTTCAGCATTCAAAATGCTTCAATTATTTACGGCAGCGGCATACTTCTTCACTGAAGACTAAAATTAACGCGAGAAACCAACCTAAAAACCCCATTTCGATGGAAAGAAAAGCAACACATTTTTCCTCCGATTCCGCTGAGGCTCTCCTCAGAAACAAATCGACGGATTTGAGTAACCGAATATCCAAAAAGGCGCGTAGAGAGGCCCCGGATATGGTTCTACGCGTGAAACTCGATCAATGCTCGAAAAACGGAGACTTGGCTGAGGCCCTTCGCCTCTACGAGGAGGCGAAGGCCAATGGCGTGGAGCTCAATCAGCATCATTACAATGTGTTGCTTTACTTGTGCTCATTAAATCCTGAGGAGGTTGGAGAGAATCTTGAGAGATTTGATAAAGGATTTGAGATTTTTAAGCAAATGGGAGCTGATAATGTGGCTCCAAATGAGGCAACATTCACAAACATCTCTAGGTTGGCTGCTTCAAAAGAGGATCCTGAATTGGCTTTTAGTTTAGTTAAAAAGATGAAGGACCATGGAAATGCCCCCAAATTGAGGTCATATGGGCCGGCGTTGTTTGGATTCTGCAAGAAGGGGATGGCAGATAAGGCTTATGAGGTGGATTCTCATATGTTGGAGAGTGGCGTAGCTGCTGAGGAGGCTGAGCTCTCTGCCCTCCTCAGGGTTAGCTCTGAAGCCGAGAGGGAGGGGAAGGTGTATGAAATGATGCATAGGTTGAGGGCGGCAGTAAGGCAGGTGTCTGAGGAGACTGCAGCTATGGTGGAGGACTGGTTTAGTTCAGGAAGGGCTGCTGAGGTTGGAGCTGGGAAATGGGATGTTGGGAGCGTGAAGAGAGGGGTTTTGGAGGGAGGGGGCGGATGGCACGGCCAAGGATGGTTGGGGAAGGGTGAGTGGAGAGTGGTGAGGACTAGGATGAATGAGGCTGGGGTATGCCAATCGTGCGGAGAGAAGCTGGTTTGCATTGATATTGATCCACAGGAGACGGAGAATTTTGCCAAGTCGCTTGCTAAATTAGCCGCTGAGAAGGAAGTTAAGAGCAACTTTGCACAATTTCAG GAGTGGCTTCAACGGCACGGTCCATTTGATGCTGTGGTTGATGGTGCAAACTTGGGTCTTGCTAATCAACGCACATTCAATTTTGGTCAG ATTAAGAGAGTTGTGCATCGGTTGCGCCAAATGAGTCCGTCAAAGAAATTACCCCTAGTTGTTCTACACCAAGCACGAGTCAGAGGTGGTCCTGCTCAGCAACCGAACAACAAGAAATTGTTGGAAAGCTGGAAAAACGCTGGTGCACTTTATGCAACACCTCAGGGTTCAAATGATGATTG GTATTGGCTGTATGCTGCTGTGAGTTCAAGGTGTTTGCTTGTGACAAATGATGAGATGAGAGATCACTTGTTCAACCTTTTAGGCAATAGCTTCTTCCCTAGATGGAAAGAAAAGCACCAG GTCCGTTTAAGATATGCCACTGAAGACGGGCTTACATTGCACATGCCACCACCATATTCAATCGTTATCCAG GAGTCGGAACGAGGCCAATGGCACATACCAACTGTGACTGGAGATGATCTTGAGGCCCCTAGACAATGGATTTGTGCGACAAGGACAAGACCGGACGCATAG
- the LOC121778228 gene encoding thioredoxin F2, chloroplastic-like, protein MALQLYSAVPRTSMVQNSWVHGVAAKQLFVRGDCPQLMKRRLSLSVGVRCSLDAAVEPAEVEVVAEVGKVTAVTKDTFWPIVKAAGDKTVVVDMYTQWCGPCKVIAPRYQELSEKYNDVVFLKLDCNDENRPLAKELGIKVVPTFKILKDSKIVKEVTGAKIDNLIVAIDAVRSI, encoded by the exons ATGGCGTTGCAATTATACAGTGCAGTTCCTAGAACTTCAATGGTGCAGAACTCATGGGTGCATGGAGTTGCGGCGAAGCAGCTATTTGTACGGGGAGATTGCCCCCAGCTGATGAAGAGGAGGCTGAGCTTGAGCGTGGGGGTGAGATGCAGCTTGGACGCGGCTGTGGAGCCAGCGGAGGTTGAGGTGGTGGCGGAGGTAGGGAAGGTGACGGCTGTTACTAAAGATACCTTTTGGCCTATCGTCAAAGCCGCCGGTGATAAGACTGTTGTTGTTGATATGTACACTCAGTG GTGCGGACCTTGTAAGGTAATCGCGCCAAGATATCAGGAGCTGTCTGAAAAATACAACGATGTTGTGTTCTTGAAGCTCGACTGCAACGATGAAAACAGG CCACTTGCAAAAGAGCTAGGGATCAAGGTGGTTCCTACCTTCAAGATTTTGAAGGATAGCAAGATCGTTAAAGAAGTAACTGGAGCCAAAATTGACAATTTAATCGTTGCAATTGATGCTGTAAGATCCATTTAG